Proteins found in one bacterium genomic segment:
- a CDS encoding asparaginase, translating to MEISVLQNPSAKRRDFLFVLIYFSCKFSALERTGLMKKILLIHTGGTMGMSPGTSGSVASTQFINEVFQYVPGARDIAEIDFQSQFTVDSSNISTKHWVDLGTLLANNMDRFDGFVVIHGTDTMSYTASALSFMLNNLPKPVILTGSQRPLSAIRTDAKSNLINAIELATHDIPEVCIFFDYKLFRGNRAKKISIDDFDAFASPNFPLLAQVGLHIEIKNNHRMPAGMFRLDKAFSNEVLCLRLFPGLDPVYFDSLIQSDVKVIILEAFGAGNVPVLDHSVIPFIKKMSQSGKLVAITSQSMNGSVDLQLYDCGKQALDAGAITCGDMTTEAAITKAMYLLGQCEGSTPKVKNNFTLSLAGEITE from the coding sequence CTTAGAACGAACGGGGCTTATGAAAAAAATATTATTGATCCATACCGGCGGTACCATGGGCATGTCGCCCGGCACAAGCGGGAGCGTAGCATCTACACAATTCATCAACGAGGTGTTCCAATACGTTCCCGGCGCCCGCGATATTGCAGAAATTGATTTTCAGAGTCAGTTCACCGTAGACAGTTCAAATATCTCAACCAAACATTGGGTAGACCTCGGAACACTTCTCGCTAACAACATGGATCGTTTCGACGGTTTTGTTGTCATCCACGGTACGGACACTATGAGTTATACGGCCAGCGCGCTTTCTTTTATGCTGAATAATCTGCCGAAACCCGTCATCCTGACGGGTTCCCAAAGACCGCTTAGCGCGATCCGAACGGATGCAAAAAGTAATTTGATCAATGCGATAGAACTCGCCACGCATGACATTCCGGAAGTGTGTATATTTTTTGATTACAAACTCTTTCGCGGGAATAGGGCAAAAAAAATCAGTATCGATGATTTTGATGCATTTGCCTCGCCGAATTTTCCACTGTTGGCTCAAGTGGGACTTCATATAGAGATCAAGAATAACCACCGGATGCCGGCCGGCATGTTTAGGTTAGACAAAGCATTTAGTAACGAAGTATTATGTCTGCGCCTTTTTCCCGGCTTAGACCCCGTGTATTTTGACAGCTTGATCCAAAGCGATGTTAAAGTGATTATTCTGGAAGCATTTGGCGCGGGGAATGTTCCCGTTCTGGACCATTCGGTTATCCCTTTTATTAAGAAAATGTCGCAATCCGGAAAATTGGTTGCGATAACCAGTCAGTCGATGAACGGTTCTGTGGATCTGCAGTTATACGACTGCGGGAAACAAGCGCTCGATGCGGGAGCTATAACCTGCGGAGATATGACAACGGAAGCTGCGATTACCAAAGCGATGTATCTTTTGGGACAATGTGAAGGAAGTACACCAAAAGTAAAAAATAATTTCACGTTATCCCTAGCGGGCGAAATAACGGAATAA